One genomic segment of Lolium rigidum isolate FL_2022 unplaced genomic scaffold, APGP_CSIRO_Lrig_0.1 contig_57634_1, whole genome shotgun sequence includes these proteins:
- the LOC124681853 gene encoding uncharacterized protein LOC124681853, with protein sequence MGRWLKPDVYPLIAAMSLVTGMCVFQLTRNVFLNPDVRISKSHRQSAVLENAEEGERYSQHAFRRYVSAHRPEVFPAINRFFSESSK encoded by the exons ATGGGGCGTTGGCTGAAGCCAGAT GTTTACCCGCTGATTGCCGCGATGTCGCTGGTGACGGGGATGTGCGTCTTCCAGCTCACCAGGAACGTCTTCCTCAACCCGGACGTCAG GATCAGCAAGAGCCACCGGCAGAGCGCGGTGCTGGAGAACGCGGAGGAGGGCGAGCGGTACAGCCAGCACGCCTTCCGCCGCTACGTCAGCGCTCACCGCCCGGAGGTCTTCCCCGCCATCAACCGCTTCTTCTCCGAGTCCAGCAAGTGA